In a genomic window of Zingiber officinale cultivar Zhangliang chromosome 9B, Zo_v1.1, whole genome shotgun sequence:
- the LOC122024351 gene encoding rust resistance kinase Lr10-like, translating to MSLWPFSSTEDAGQLEYDMFEEWASFMSCKQEIHNDLYKPIHCLTGDNNSTTYVTVGDYAYEIRYLNNSCRFVNLLPVDRDYNYNYSGIFELLAKGVLVRWDFTTFNIFDRCWKYSWSDEYYYSSDLKSRILVTLFGELEFLRCVYWKESGRNHNHVIFGFTVVLVMALDLALCLLVGRFVIAPLSIYAFLAYNYWKIIRKPIDSVEKFLQIQQTLTPTRYAYSDIIAMTNHFREKLGQGGFGSVYRGYILGKFPVAVKMLVGSSKFHGEDFISEVSTIGRIHHINVVRLVGFCSEGSKRALIYEYMPNGSLDKYIFSANRGNTFTVEKLHEVALGIARGINYLHQGCDMQILHFDIKPHNILLDRNFIPKISDFGLAKLYPKDKNVISMSVTRGTIGYIAPELISRNFGIISNKSDVYSFGMLLMEMAGGRHNVDVRAENTSQVYYPSWVYDKLVQLHVSESSHDIEEIVISEMERKLSMVGLWCIQIKSSSRPSMSHVVEMLEGDVNELQLPPKPFFSSIEPSPRELEIFSSAISSSGEEELHEQQHTLRPNYSGLPSSSIQLSVISEHS from the exons ATGTCACTTTGGCCATTTAGTTCGACTGAAGATGCTGGACAGCTTGAGTATGATATGTTTGAAGAATGGGCTAGTTTTATGAGCTGCAAACAGGAAATTCATAACGATCTTTACAAGCCCATCCATTGTCTTACTGGGGACAATAACTCGACTACATACGTCACAGTTGGCGACTATGCATATGAAATACGCTACCTCAACAACTCATGTAGATTCGTAAACTTATTGCCAGTTGACCGAGATTACAATTACAATTACAgtggcatatttgaactcctggCGAAAGGAGTCTTGGTTCGATGGGATTTCACAACCTTCAACATTTTCGACCGTTGTTGGAAATACAGTTG GTCAGATGAATATTATTATTCCAGCGACTTGAAATCCCGGATACTCGTTACCCTCTTTGGCGAATTGGAATTTTTACGTTGCGTCTACTGGAAGGAGAGTGGTCGCAACCATAATCACGTTATCTTCGGTTTTACAGTGGTCTTAGTAATGGCACTAGATTTAGCTCTTTGTCTGCTAG TTGGTAGATTTGTGATTGCGCCTCTATCAATTTATGCATTCCTCGCATACAATTATTGGAAGATAATTAGAAAGCCCATCGACTCAGTTGAAAAGTTTCTGCAAATCCAGCAAACTCTAACTCCCACACGCTACGCCTACAGCGACATCATAGCCATGACCAATCACTTCAGAGAAAAACTAGGCCAAGGCGGATTTGGTTCAGTGTACAGAGGATACATTCTTGGTAAATTCCCTGTTGCCGTCAAGATGCTTGTCGGCAGCTCCAAGTTCCATGGCGAAGACTTCATCAGCGAGGTCTCCACGATCGGCAGGATCCACCACATCAACGTGGTGCGTTTGGTTGGGTTTTGCTCCGAGGGATCAAAGAGAGCACTCATCTACGAGTACATGCCCAATGGCTCGCTCGACAAGTACATCTTCTCTGCCAACAGGGGAAACACGTTCACTGTCGAGAAGCTCCATGAGGTGGCCCTGGGGATTGCTAGAGGCATCAACTACCTCCATCAGGGCTGCGACATGCAAATTTTGCACTTCGACATCAAGCCCCACAACATCCTCCTCGATCGCAACTTCATTCCCAAGATTTCAGACTTTGGGCTTGCAAAATTGTACCCAAAGGACAAGAACGTAATATCCATGAGCGTTACCAGAGGCACGATAGGATACATAGCACCCGAGCTGATATCGAGAAATTTTGGGATCATATCAAACAAGTCGGATGTCTACAGCTTCGGAATGCTGCTAATGGAGATGGCCGGCGGGAGACATAATGTAGATGTGAGAGCCGAGAACACTAGTCAGGTTTATTATCCTTCTTGGGTCTACGACAAACTTGTTCAGCTGCATGTAAGTGAGAGCAGCCATGATATTGAAGAGATTGTAATCAGTGAAATGGAGAGAAAGTTGTCCATGGTGGGGCTTTGGTGCATCCAAATAAAGTCAAGTAGCCGGCCATCCATGAGCCATGTGGTGGAGATGCTTGAAGGAGACGTGAATGAGCTACAGTTGCCACCCAAGCCTTTCTTTTCCTCAATAGAGCCAAGTCCGAGAGAATTAGAAATATTCTCCTCCGCAATTTCATcttctggagaagaagaactaCATGAACAGCAGCATACTTTACGTCCCAACTATTCCGGATTGCCTTCATCTTCGATACAACTATCTGTCATCTCAGAGCATTCTTAA